AACGCAGAAAATGGCGGAAGAGGCCATGAAGCTCTACGGCCAGATAGACATCCTGGTGAACAACGCCGGCATCTGGGCCGGGCTGAACATTACCCCCTGGGACGCCTGGAAGGTGGAGGACTGGGAGCGGATATTGAAGGTTAACGTCATCGGGACGTGGCTGTGCTGCAAGGCGGTGGCGCCATTTATGACCAAAGCCAAGCAGGGCAAGATAATCAATATCGCCTCCAACGTACCGCAGGTGCCGGCGGCGCAGGTCTTCCTGCCTTACGCCTGCTCCAAGGGCACGATTTACACCTTTACCCATGCCATGGCCCGCGCTCTGGGCGGCGCCAACATTAACGTCAACGCCATCGCGCCGGGATACACTACCACCGCCGCCAGCCTGGACCAGCGCGACAGCGAGGGGACATTCAAGCTGGCCACC
This genomic interval from Dehalococcoidales bacterium contains the following:
- a CDS encoding SDR family oxidoreductase, translated to MPGVLKDKVAIITGGGRGLGKAFALKYAEEGARLLLPDVGLKQAEETAAEIKAKGGKAAAIMTDVSDEKATQKMAEEAMKLYGQIDILVNNAGIWAGLNITPWDAWKVEDWERILKVNVIGTWLCCKAVAPFMTKAKQGKIINIASNVPQVPAAQVFLPYACSKGTIYTFTHAMARALGGANINVNAIAPGYTTTAASLDQRDSEGTFKLATAEQAFQRREEPQDLLGAAVFLASAASDFITGQVLYVDGGTVML